DNA from Devosia yakushimensis:
ACAGGCGGCTGGATTTGTAGTCGGGCATTCTGTTCCCCAAGACAGAATTTTGATTGTCCGCATTGAATCATGGTAACTACTAGGGAGCAACTGCGCCGCTTTGACTGGGCCCAGCTGCCTGCGGCAGCGACCCCGGCGACTAGTCGTCCCCCATCTTCAGCGCCTTGATGAACGCTTCCTGGGGGATTTCCACCGAGCCGAACTGCCGCATTTTCTTCTTACCCGCCTTCTGCTTTTCCAGCAGTTTGCGCTTGCGCGTGGCGTCGCCGCCGTAGCACTTTGCCGTCACGTCCTTGCGCATGGCGCGGACGGTTTCGCGGGCGATGATCTTGCCGCCGATGGCGGCCTGGATCGGGATGACGAAGAGGTGAGGCGGGATCAGCTCCTTGAGCTTTTCGCACATGATGCGGCCGCGGCTTTCGGCGACGGTGCGGTGCACCAGCATGGAGAGGGCGTCGACCGGCTCGGCATTGACCAGGATGGAGAGCTTGACCAGATCGCCGGGGCGGTGTTCGGCCAGGGTATAGTCGAAGCTGGCATAGCCCTTGGAAATCGACTTCAGGCGATCGTAGAAATCGAACACGACTTCATTGAGCGGCAGATCATATTCCACCATGGCGCGGTTGCCGACATAGGACAGGTTCCGCTGGATGCCGCGGCGGTCCTGGCAGAGTTTTAGGATCGAACCCAGATATTCGTCGGGGGTGAGGATGGTGGCCTTGATCCAGGGCTCGCGGATTTCCTCGATCTTCATCACATCCGGCAGATCGGCCGGATTGTGCAGCATAATGGTCTCGCCACTGGTCAAAACGACCTCATAGACCACCGAAGGAGCGGTGGCGATGAGATCGAGATTGAACTCGCGGGAGAGGCGCTCCTGGATGATTTCGAGATGCAGCAGGCCCAAAAAGCCGCAGCGGAAGCCGAAGCCCAGCGCCGCTGATGTTTCCATTTCGTAGGAGAAGCTGGCGTCGTTGAGCCTGAGCTTGCCCATGGCGGCGCGCAGCTCGTCAAAGTCCGAGGCATCGACCGGGAAGAGGCCGCAGAAGACCACGGGTTGCGCCGGGCGGAAATCGGGCAGCGGATT
Protein-coding regions in this window:
- the lepA gene encoding translation elongation factor 4 encodes the protein MTTPLSHIRNFSIVAHIDHGKSTLADRLIQTTGGLEQREMKEQVLDSMDIERERGITIKAQTVRLTYKANDGETYILNLIDTPGHVDFAYEVSRSMAAVEGSLLVVDASQGVEAQTLANVYHALDANHEIVPVLNKVDLPAADIPRVKQQIEDVIGIDASEAVEISAKTGLNIEGVLEAIVTRLPAPKGDINAPLKALLVDSWYDTYLGVVVLVRIIDGVMKKGQKIRMMASGAVYELDRVAVNTPKLVEVKELTPGELGVFTASIKEVADTNVGDTITDDKKPTANPLPDFRPAQPVVFCGLFPVDASDFDELRAAMGKLRLNDASFSYEMETSAALGFGFRCGFLGLLHLEIIQERLSREFNLDLIATAPSVVYEVVLTSGETIMLHNPADLPDVMKIEEIREPWIKATILTPDEYLGSILKLCQDRRGIQRNLSYVGNRAMVEYDLPLNEVVFDFYDRLKSISKGYASFDYTLAEHRPGDLVKLSILVNAEPVDALSMLVHRTVAESRGRIMCEKLKELIPPHLFVIPIQAAIGGKIIARETVRAMRKDVTAKCYGGDATRKRKLLEKQKAGKKKMRQFGSVEIPQEAFIKALKMGDD